Proteins encoded together in one Epinephelus moara isolate mb chromosome 2, YSFRI_EMoa_1.0, whole genome shotgun sequence window:
- the tsr1 gene encoding pre-rRNA-processing protein TSR1 homolog: protein MVKMAALGEKQQGHRPGVYKQKNKGHKHGKHRTKGEIERENKGRVSVTALTKKQRKEQKRMDRRHKASQLRRNKKDMVLTEKRRLGTRDGPPHLVAVVSLHAGVDAGAITKLLRGEDAGGVVHQEQCISGISDSFGLILPRFKQRFTFLSHSTADMHSLLDVAKIADSLVFVLDSTEGWDSYGDYCLSCLFAQGLPSHALVCQGVSDLPVKKRVESRRALSKITEIRFPDTRLFPLDSEQDATLLLRHLGTQRQRKLGFRSRRSHLLAQHVTFTPNSPAEGTGGGPTGLGTLCVSGYVRGRPLQVDRLVHISGHGDFQISQIDAPSDPLPLNLTTARPAKPGKGDVDMQDGGEEEAPVRILMKADPSRRESLQAEAEVDPMDGEQTWPTESELQEAEEARKNKRVMKVPKGTSDYQASWIVDEYEEENGEMDEESSDEDDDDDDMLDEAMDGEDEDNNSQEPGSGCASEEEEEEEEEVCSTERTGADQRYDEHIDEAAEEEGLKRYREARANEMFPDEVDTPLDTAARIRFQRYRGLKSFRSSPWDPMENLPLNYSRIFQFQSFERTRRRILAEAAAEEEGAMVGWYVTLHIIDVPFSVMESVQSGRPLIMVSLMPHEQKMSVMHLLVRRHPSNTEPIKSKEELVFHCGFRRFRASPIFSQHTSADKHKMERFLRPDAPTVVSVYAPITFPPAGVLLFKQRNDGIQDLVATGSLLSCDPQRIMLKRIVLSGHPFKINRRSAVVRYMFFNRDDIMWFKPVELRTKWGRRGHIKEALGTHGHMKCVFDNQLRSQDTVLMNLYKRVYPRWTYDPYVPSSLPWVKREITMEMHDSDME, encoded by the exons ATGGTGAAAATGGCTGCGTTAGGGGAAAAACAACAGGGCCACAGACCCGGCGtttataaacagaaaaataaaggaCACAAACATGGCAAGCACCGGACGAAAGGTGAAattgagagagaaaacaaag GGAGAGTGTCAGTGACAGCCCTCAccaaaaaacagaggaaagagCAGAAGAGGATGGACAGACGGCACAAAGCCAGCCAGCTACGCAGGAATAAGAAAGACAtg GTCCTGACAGAAAAGCGACGTCTCGGCACGAGGGACGGTCCTCCTCATTTGGTTGCCGTGGTGTCCCTCCATGCTGGAGTGGACGCTGGTGCCATTACCAAACTGCTGCGTGGGGAGGATGCTGGGGGTGTTGTACATCAGGAGCAGTGCATCAGTGGCATCAGTGACAGTTTTGGGCTGATTCTGCCTCGTTTTAAACAAAGGTTCACCTTTCTAAGTCATAGTACGG CTGACATGCACTCCCTGTTGGATGTGGCAAAGATTGCAGATAGCCTTGTGTTTGTGCTGGACTCCACTGAGGGTTGGGACAGCTATGGAGACTACTGTCTGTCCTGCCTCTTTGCCCAGGGCCTCCCCAGCCATG CGCTGGTGTGTCAGGGTGTGTCCGATCTTCCTGTGAAGAAGAGGGTCGAGTCCCGGAGAGCTCTGTCAAAGATCACAGAGATCCGTTTCCCCGACACCCGTCTCTTCCCTCTGGATTCAGAGCAGGATGCCACTCTTCTTCTCAGACACCTGGGcactcagagacagagaaagctCGGCTTCCGCTCCAGACGTTCCCATCTTTTGGCTCAGCATGTCACTTTTACACCTAACAGCCCTGCTGAGGGGACAGGTGGTGGACCAACTGGTCTGGGCACCCTGTGTGTCTCCGGATACGTGCGTGGCCGTCCTCTGCAAGTTGACAGACTGGTGCACATCAGTGGACATGGAGACTTTCAGATCAGTCAGATTGATGCTCCATCAGACCCTCTTCCCCTCAACTTAACAACAGCCAGACCAGCGAAGCCTGGCAAGGGTGATGTTGACATGCAG GATGGAGGTGAAGAGGAGGCTCCAGTGCGGATCCTCATGAAAGCAGACCCGTCCCGCAGGGAGAGCCTGCAGGCAGAGGCCGAGGTGGACCCCATGGATGGAGAGCAGACATGGCCAACAGAAAGCGAGCTGCAGGAAGCTGAAG AGGCCAGGAAGAACAAACGTGTGATGAAAGTCCCCAAAGGAACATCCGACTACCAGGCCTCGTGGATCGTCGACGAATACGAGGAGGAGAACGGAGAGATGGATGAAGAAAGCAGCGATGAGGATGACGATGATGACGACATGTTGGACGAGGCCATGGATGGAGAGGATGAGGACAATAACTCTCAG GAGCCGGGTTCAGGCTGTGCctcagaagaagaggaggaagaagaagaagaggtgtGCTCCACAGAACGAACTGGAGCAGATCAACGCTACGATGAGCACATTGATGaggctgcagaagaagaaggccTTAAACGCTACCGTGAGGCTCGGGCCAATGAGATGTTTCCTGATGAAGTGGACACACCCCTCGACACGGCAGCTAGAATCAG GTTCCAGCGCTACAGAGGCCTGAAGAGTTTCCGCTCCTCGCCCTGGGACCCCATGGAGAACTTGCCCCTCAACTACTCACGCATTTTCCAGTTCCAGAGCTTTGAACGCACTCGCCGCCGCATACTGGCAGAGgctgcagcagaggaagagggagcCATG GTGGGCTGGTACGTTACGCTGCACATAATCGATGTGCCTTTCTCCGTGATGGAGAGTGTCCAGTCGGGCAGACCTCTGATTATGGTGTCTCTTATGCCCCATGAACAGAAG ATGTCAGTGATGCACCTCTTGGTGAGGAGACACCCCAGCAATACAGAGCCCATCAAGTCCAAAGAGGAGCTGGTGTTCCACTGCGGATTTCGGAGATTCAGAGCATCTCCGATCTTCTCTCAGCACACTTCAG CTGACAAGCATAAGATGGAGCGCTTCCTGAGGCCAGATGCCCCCACCGTGGTGTCGGTGTACGCTCCCATTACCTTCCCCCCTGCGGGAGTCCTGCTCTTCAAACAAAGGAATGACG GAATCCAGGACCTGGTTGCTACAGGCAGTCTGCTCAGCTGTGACCCTCAGCGCATCATGCTGAAGAGGATTGTACTGAGCGGACACCCATTCAAAATTAACCGGCGCTCTGCGGTTGTCCGTTACATGTTCTTCAACAGGG ATGACATCATGTGGTTCAAGCCAGTGGAGCTGCGAACAAAGTGGGGTCGGAGAGGCCACATCAAGGAGGCTTTAg GAACACACGGTCACATGAAGTGTGTATTTGATAATCAGCTGCGTTCACAAGACACTGTCCTGATGAATTTGTACAAGAGAGTGTATCCTCGCTGGACATATGACCCCTATGTGCCCTCGTCTTTACCCTGGGTCAAGAGAGAGATCACCATGGAGATGCATGACTCAGACATGGAGTAG